A region of the Peromyscus leucopus breed LL Stock chromosome X, UCI_PerLeu_2.1, whole genome shotgun sequence genome:
TACTAATACTTTAGAACATATATGGAACCCCTCCCTGGGCCAGTGTGTGCTAGGTATGTGCTCCAGGACAGAGCTACACCCCTAGAAAAGCAACACATTTCTGATTGCCCAGAAACTGTTTGTTTATTGATCTAACCCCAAGAACGGTTGAAGACCTACCTCAAGTGTGTATTGATTGTTCAGAATGCTGGAAGCAACAGATTTCATTCTCGTTGAAAAAGTCAAAACACCCCCATGAATCCCCTGAATTCATTTACCCCACACTGAATCCTTCAGATATGGGAAAGACCCAGAATATTGCCTCTTCTGTCCActgatatttttaatgcattctttCAGGAAAGGATGCAGATCTAGCTCAGGAGTTGTTCCTGTTCCTTGCTGTGTGTTGAAAAGTATCAAAAAGAGTTCTTTTGGAACCAGGGAAAACTATCTCAAGGCCCAAAGCTGTCTGTGAAAGGATCCATGGTGATAGCCTTTTGTGAGTAGCCAGAATGCACATTTTATGAGACAAAGGGCACTTCTTCCTGTTCTATGCTTCCTCCCTAGCCTCCAAGCATACTATCTATAGGCCTTTTCCCTTGTGGGCATGTGGTCTGGAAAAGCCAGGGACGATTGTAATGCTGAGCAGAGTTCATATTCATAACCAACAAAAGACAGGTAAAAGGGCTATGCGCCATTTGAGGTTCCTGGTCCCAGTATTGATTGAGAACTAAGCCAGGCATGTGACGTTTACAGACTAGAACAAAAGAAGTCTGAAAAACGTTTTCTGAGACACGCAGAGTGAAAGAGTTGAAGGTGGGCAAGAACATGGTCTCTTCACCTAAGTGAGGCATGCGGGCTGCACAGCCTTCAGAATGTCATGGAGAACACAGTATGTTCACCGAGGGACAGACAAAGCACCGTGGCAACTTATGTTTTCAGGTGTCCAGGTTGGCATTTCCTAACTGATAAAATGGAGGTCTTTCATCATCTTGAGCCTCACCCGGCTGTGGACTTGTCTGGCGTCCTTGGGATACAACTTCAGGGTCCCACTCTTTTGCTAAATTATCATCTAGACAACAACATCATAAGATGTGGAGCCCTCCCAAACTATTATTATTCTTAGAATACTGACCAGCACATCTTCTTCTGGCACACCCATCCATCTTGCAAGATCCTTCCTGAAGTGAAAAGATTCCAACAATTAGTTTTGTGGTAGAAATAAACTGTATAAGAACATGTCCtgtttccttttaaatgtttgtgtccACACTTGTttgtacacacgtgtacacacacacacacacacacacacacacacacacacacacacacacaatattccTCACACCTACTTTGATACTTACTTTAGTAACAGGTTTCTTTCAGGTACCAAAATTAAGGGTAATCCCCCAAACACAGGTACCTTGTTGATGtacttaaaatgtaaaacttaATTAAGAGATCTTTCACGATGAgaagtattagccaaattttaaTCTGAGGTGGAATCCTACCTGCATTTTCTCAGCCACACCTCAGGCTTCTTTCTCATACTTACAGAGACTTATTTAGAACAAGCATTGTCTAAATTTCTAACTCACACGCCACTTAAACAGGCAACAAAGCACATTCTTTCCAGGTGGACGAGGGCCCATCCCCCTACACTAGAATCCAATTTCTGCTGGAGGGTCCAGACATGGTGGCTTTGTTTCTAGAGGAAATGAGAGGTTCAGGGAGCACCAAAAGGCAGCCTGGTCACGCTGCCTGAAAACCAGGCACCTAGCAGGGCATTCTGCTTACCTTGCTCTCAAGCTGGGGTAGCGATTCTCTTTGAAAAGACGCTCCAGGTCCTGCAGCTGAGACCTGGTGAATCTGGTACGTCTCCGGAAAGGCAGCCTATCCCCAGCCTGGAGATGATTGATGCCCTCAGGCATTGCCGCCTCTTGCTGAGGCTGCTGTTGAACACGGCCGCCATGGCCACCTTCCGCTGGGATCCCCTTATCCATGGGGCCAGAACTACCATCGCCAGCacctccttcttccatttcttcttcttccttttctccctcctctaccACTCCTGTGGCTTCCTGAGCAAGATCGGACTGAGCAAGCTCTTCTTGAGCAGGCTTGCTTGGGGCAAGTTCGCTCAGAGCAACTTCGCC
Encoded here:
- the LOC114687423 gene encoding rhox homeobox family member 2-like, whose protein sequence is MLSPGADDHQEQQHGGNAVVLKAGEEGGKKGLVQSELAQGELDQGEVALSELAPSKPAQEELAQSDLAQEATGVVEEGEKEEEEMEEGGAGDGSSGPMDKGIPAEGGHGGRVQQQPQQEAAMPEGINHLQAGDRLPFRRRTRFTRSQLQDLERLFKENRYPSLRARKDLARWMGVPEEDVLEWFRNRRAIFRRSNRLVVLIDAPPGRQINDP